From the genome of Perca fluviatilis chromosome 8, GENO_Pfluv_1.0, whole genome shotgun sequence:
gcccgcgggccaaatccggccccttgcagattatgatccggcccgcatatcaatttaggttcacaatacagtttggcccacctagtttttgtcactttttctgacgtttttgggtgcttcttttctgtgatggctgaggaactttctcctgacttcttcaggactttatgtcgaccaaactgtgagtgagaagactatatgacacgTGCAATAATAcaatcaaatatattttttgattaaataaaagcctatcAATGAACTAAACATTTGATGTGATtctattttccagtgtggccctctgggaagttgagtttgacacccctggtgtACAAGCATAGACAGCAGagcaaaaataaaagatataacaaacaaaaaaaagacttcaACTCACAGCATAACGGTTCTGAGCGGTACTTCAAGCAGTGGTCCAAAAACCGTGTGGCTACAAACCAAAAGGCCCCTAACTGAACAACAGCTTGGCTTTTATACACCTGCTGACCCACTTACTGCCCTAATCAGCTGATTGTCAAAAGGCTCTGACGATATGCCACGCATCAAGATCAATTAACACTATTTGTCGGTTTATAATGAGTCTAGTTTACTGTAAATATCACTGCATTTATGCACaatttatcaaaataaaagttaatatCTAAATCATAATTTTGACTCCAACACAGAACGTTATTACTTATAAACCTCCAACCTACGGTAACACCACTGTGGGTACTAAATAACACTCCCCCGAGCAGCTGTCAAAGGCAACAGTAGTTAACTCTTCCTGTAGAATATCTTTTGCCCAAAATGCATTTTCAGTAAAAAGGAGCAAAACTGTGGAACTCTGTGCCAGACCACTGGAGATGTATCCCAACATCAGCCAgcttcaaaaaaacaaaaactgattgTGGCTAATTCAGGAACAGTATTCCTCTCATATTTAGTTTTCACACTGggctctctctctgtatactttctttatttttatcttatttttaagaatgttaatatgtgtgtttttattcataTCCCAAATTATtagtatgtgtgtctctgtactatgttgtgtgtgtgtttgtgtgtttgtctgtgtgtgtctgtgtatgtgtgtctgtgtgtgtgttgtgtgttgtgtgtgtgtgtgtgtgtgtatttgtgtgttgtgtgtattgtgtgtgtgtgtatgtgtgtgtgtgtgtgtgtgtctgtgtgtgtattgtgtgtgtgtgttgtgtcgtgtgtgtctgtgtgtgtctgtgtgtgtctgtgtgtgtgtgtgtgtgtgtgtgtgtgtgtgtgtgtgtgtgtgtgtgtgtctgtgtgtgtgtgtgtgtgtctgtgtgtgtgtctgtgtctctgtgtgtgtgtcctgcaggTCTGTGGGGTTTGGTGAATAATGCCGGCGTGCTCCACTGTCCGGCTGACGCCGAGCTCCATCCGATGGCGGCGTACCGACTCTGCGTGGACGTCAACTTCCTGTCAGCGGTGAAGATGAGTCAGGTCTTCCTCCCGCTGCTGAGACGGTCCAGAGGACGCATAGTCAACATGTCCAGCAtggcaggtacacacacacacacacacacacacacacacacacacacacacacaaaaaaaacaaaaaaaaaaaaaaaaaaaaaaaaaaaaaaaaaaaaaaccaaacacatacacacacacacacacaaacacacacacacagagacaaaattcacaaaaaaaaaaaaaaatgttgtgttgttgtgacattgtgttggtgttgtgttgatcttgttgtgttgtgttgttgtgttgatcTTGTGTTGATCttgttgtgttgatgttgttgtgttgttgtgttgatgttgtgttgatgttgtgttgatcttgttgtgttgtgttgtgttgatgttgttgtgttgatgttgttgtgttgatgttgtgttgatcttgttgtgttgtgttgttgtgttgatgttgtgttgatcttgttgtgttgatgttgttgtgttgatgttgttgtgttgatgttgtgttgatcttgttgtgttgatgttgtgttgatgttgtgttgatgttgttgtgttgatgttgtgttgatgttgtgttgatgttgttgtgttgttgttgtgttgatgttgtgttgatcttgttgtgttgtttgttgatcttgttgtgttgatgttgtgttgatgttgtgttgatcttgttgtgttgatgttgtgttgatgttgttgtgttgatcttgttgtgttgatgttgtgttgatcttgttgtgttgatgttgtgttgatcttgttgtgttgttgttgatcttgttgtgttgtgttgatgttgtgttgatgttgttgtgttgatgttgtgttgatcttgttgtgttgtgttgatgttgtgttgatgttgatgttgtgttgatgttgtgttgatcttgttgtgttgtgttgatcttgttgtgttgatgttgtgttgatgttgtgttgatcttgttgtgttgatgttgtcGTGTTGATGTTGTCgtgttgatgttgtgttgatgttgtgttgatgttgtgttgatcttgttgatgttgtgttgatcttgttgtgttgatgttgtgttgatcttgttgtgttgttgttaatcttgttgtgttgtgttgatgttgtgttgatcttgttgtgttgttgttaatcttgttgtgttgtgttgatgttgtgttgatgttgttgtgttgtgttgttgttgagcAGGTGAGGTGGCGATGCCGATGCTGGCGGCGTACGGAGCCTCTAAGGCGGCGCTCAGTGTGTTCTCCAGAGTGATGAGGCTCGAGCTGTTGGCCTGGGGCGTCACCGTGGTAACCATCCAACCAGCAGGATTCAGAACCAGTAGGTCCACTCATCATCTGGTACtttatataaagagagagagaaccagtAGGGCCACTCATCATCTCTGGTACtttatataaagagagagaaccAGTAGGTCCACTCATCATCTCTGGTACtttatataaagagagagaaccAGTAGGTCCACTCATCATCTCTGGTACtttatataaagagagagaaccAGTAGGTCCACTCATCATCTCTGGTACTTTATATAGAGACCAACACTGACCCTAGTGAAGAACCAGTAGGTCCACTCATCATCTCTGGTACTTGAACTTATAGATATTAATAGATAGAGAACCAGTAGGTCCACTCATCATCTCTGGtactttatataaacaaaaCCGGCACTCACGGGAACAGTGGGTCACCATCATCTCTGGTATTTATATAAAGAGAGAACCAGTAGGTCCACTCATCATCTCTGGTACtttatataaagagagagaaccAGTAGGGCCACTCATCATCTCTGGTACtttatataaagagagagagaaccagtAGGTCCACTCATCATCTCTGGTACtttatataaagagagagaaccAGTAGGTCCACTCATCATCTCTGGTACtttatataaagagagagaaccAGTAGGTCCACTCATCATCTCTGGTACtttatataaagagagagaaccAGTAGGTCCACTCATCATCTCTGGTACTTTATATAAAGAGATAGAACCAGTAGGTCCACTCATCATCTCTGGTACtttatataaagagagagaaccAGTAGGTCCACTCATCATCTCTGGTACtttatataaagagagagaaccAGTAGGTCCACTCATCATCTCTGGTACtttatataaagagagagagaaccagtAGGTCCACTCATCATCTCTGGTACtttatataaagagagagaaccAGTAGGGCCACTCATCATCTCTGGTACTTTatataaacagagagagaaccaGTAGGGCCACTCATCATCTCTggtactttatatataaagagagagagaaccagtAGGTCCACTCATCATCTCTGGTACtttatataaagagagagaaccAGTAGGTCCACTCATCATCTCTGGTACtttatataaagagagagagaaccagtAGGGCCACTCATCATCTCTGGTACTTTATATAAAGAGATAGAACCAGTAGGTCCACCTGttatgatgtcatgttgttgttgtttttgtctgttatgatgtcatgttgtttttgtctgttatgatgtcatgttgttgttgttgtctgttaTGAATGTGTCTTCctgtctcttcctgtcagaTATCTTTGGGAACAGCGTTGATGCTGCTCGCTACAGAGACGAGATCGTGTCGGCCGCGTCCTCCGAAGCCAGAGAGGATTATGGGATGCCGTACATCTCGTCCCTGCCCGGCCGGCTGTCCCAGATGTCCCGGCAGTCTGCGGAGGATCTGTCTCCGGTGGTGGACGCCGTGCGCCACGCTCTGCTGGCGGCGCGCCCCAAAGCGCTGTACACCCCCGGCAGGATGGGATGGTTCCTCCCGTTCCTCCAGCGCTGCTGTCCCGCCCGCATGTTCGACGCCGTGATCATGGCGCTCGCCGGACACTCGGACTGCAAACCTGCCGCTCTCCACGGGAGCTGAGGCTCAtgggaaacagacagacaatctGAATCAGAGCTAtgttggtgtctgtgtgtctctgtgtgtgtgtgtgtctctgtctgtgtgcatgggCATAGCACAAGATCCTGGGCCCCCATGCATTAATCTGTAGATGATCTACTAACTATTAAAAACATATCTTACTTTCATAACTGAATGTCTGCAGACTTTCGACAATTAATCTGTAAATGATCtacaaactatatatatatatatatatatatatatataaatatatatatatatatatatatatatatatactcaacAACTTtgctaaaacacatttgtaGCTTATCAGTAGCGTctcaaaagtatttttttttacatctactGCAAATCTCTAAGAGTCTATTAGCAGCATCACTAATGCATCTGTAACACTTTTACAACACATGTGATGTCATTCAAGTAACTCTCTGTAGTATGCTTTGTGACTATCCAAATAAAGTGAAACACAAGTGAAACTTAGTCGACTGGTTATGGCTTATCTACTTCacattaacaaaatatatattgatCAACATGTTCAATGCATTCACAAACTCTAGAAACAATCTATAGATATCCCTTATGACTatccaaataaaattaaatgtagTTGACTTGTTATGGCTTATCTACATCACATTAACAAAATGTCTACTTATCAAAAGGTTCAGTGCATTCACAACCTAGTAATAATCTATATGCCTATGActatcaaaattaaaataaaatacaagggAATCTTTGTGGACTGTTTATGGCTTATCTACTTCACATTTACATAACATCTGCTGATCAACATGATCAGTACATTCACAAAGAACAACATTTGAATGAAACAAAAATCACAGCATTGTATTGCCTGGTATATTGCCTGGTCTACCAAAATGTACACATCTTATACAAAAAAAGAGCCTCTAATACAAACGGCGCACCGAAATCTGCCGCAACATTGCTGAACATAATTTAAGAAATTACAGAGCCTAACGCTGATCATTATGTTGAATGGTGGTTTCTGAAATTCCAGTATACCATGCAACACAAGTGTATATGTGGTCACCTCTACAAGTCACATTTGGAGGTCACACGTGGAGCGTTGCATGGCTAACCTTAACATCAGGACAGGTTAGTAAAAGAGGAGAGTACAAACTTAACAATGGCTAATATCTACAATGTGTCTCCATTCATGAATATCTTATGTCCTTAAAAAGTCTACCAAGGATTCCATGTTTATGTCTTTTGCCCAACCAGTGGGTCCATTCTATGAAGCAGAGCTGCCTTTTCAGAGACTTTTCTGTTCAGTTTCCACGCAACCGCCATACCTCCTTCTTGTAGGTCTGCCATGCCCTCtcaatgttctgtgtgtgtagaCCTGTAGCTGGGTCTACGTAGTTTTGACTGTGGTTGACCTTCACATGTCTGTAGCCTTCCTGTGAAAGACTTGAATATGCTCTCCACTCATCACTTACTACCGTACTCTGAGGTTTTATGTGCTTCTTCATAATAGGAACCAAGGTAGCCTTGTTCCTCCTCTTCACAAGACGAAGGAGGGGTCGTCTGGAGTTGCCCTGTATCTCCAACATCCCAAATACCCACATCTTTCTCCTCCATGTGTTACCAAAGCGTCCTCTGGCATACTGAAATaaattaatgtttaaatataatGAGTGGACAAGGAATCTCCCAACACTTTGAAGAGAAAGTTtgcaattaaaacaataaaaatcatTTTGTAGTGCAAGATATTGAGCTGGTTTGCAAGATCAATTTGAATAGGAATGATTAGAATTGAATGAACTATCTTGTTCATACAGATTTGTAgataatgtctttttttgtgtgcaaatttAGTGTTGATATTGCAGATTTTGACTTGAAAGCTATAGAATAACTAAGCAATAGAAAACATACCTTTCTTTTATGACAGAATTTGCTTTCATCAATGTGGATAAGGACATCAACTCCACCTATTCTCTGCCCTTTTTGCTTCCGGTGCTTTCTCATGCTTTTAAGACAGATGTGCCGAAATTTCTTTGCCATCCTTGAGAGTGGGGCGCTACTCTTAGAAATCCCATCTTGCAGCATGTTCACTTGCCACATTCACAAACCTTGTGAAAATCTGGAAACATGATGTTAGACATTTGATTCATTATTGTGAAGaatgtttatacatttttaaaacacatacaggtaatttaGCATTATATGGCTAATTCTCAATGGACATTATACAGTTTGTGTGAGATCTTGTATAGTTTTCAGTAAAGAAATTGAGAAAGGAAATTTACACCTTCATTCATCCACTCAAAATAGGTTAAATTCACAGTTTCTCGACTATGCTTTCAACCATCTATAGTTTAAAGCACAACCAAATTCCAGCAAGTCAATACTTATAAATACTTATAATAAGAAATATAGCTGCACGATGACAAatagaatacttttttttttctggagcaATGGTGTGACCAACCCTGGAATATATTAAGCGCATACAAGTAAAATTAGGTAACTGCGTCCAATGCAAAAAGAATGTCAGATTTTTTGTATTGTCATCTAGGTTAACAATGCAATCTTAACACTTTAAAAGCACAATGAACCAACATGATACAAATGTGAAATATGTTAAATTGAAAGGAATAAAATATTGTTTTCTATGTGTTAATCTAAATCACAACCAACCTAACTGGATTTGAAGAATATAATGCAAGTAATCAATGGTGTTTAACAGTTGTCAAAGTTGTGTCTTCTGAAGCAATATAGAGTGAGTCAAATAAAGCATTGCTTCTGGGCATTAGTGACATGCAATTTCACTTCTTTCTACATTGCTCATCCAACCTAAAACTCAGACATGTCAAGTGTGAGCTGTCACTCACTTGTCAATGTTAAGTTGCAGACTCCCAACCTGAGGGGGAAACCCTCGCTGACCATGTAACTTACTGCAGTTACATATAATCTGTTATATAACCAAATACATATTTAGAAGGTATTTACCTGTGTATGTATTTCATCCATGTAAAAAGGCCGGAGTGAGACCGATAGAAGATGGACCTAGTCCTAAGGCTTCTtctttcatttttgtatttcaattttaaattttattcttttattcattcattttttataactgtttcttcatctgttaccagtttgtatgatatttatgtcttgtgtaaagcactttgaatcgcattgctgctgaattgtgctatacaaataaaattgccttgccttgccttttcAATTGTCGACATGTCTTTCTGTGGCACTCCCTGGAAAACAGATATTGTTCATATTATAGACTTGAACAGCCTTGTTGAGTAAACAAAACAGTCAGTCCACACGGTTAAGTATCCTATGATGACCTATTTAAATGGTCAGCACATGCTAGAAAAGCTGCATACCTGGCAACGCTGTTCTTGCTTATTGTTAAGAGGTAGTGTAGAGGAAGTTTTTCTCGTCAGCAGCAGGAGTGTGTATCAATGAACACAAGATGAGACGAATTAAAGACTATTtcaaaattaaaccaaagtttggtctttgagtatttatttacatttgcaaatgcagagacagactGTTTCACAAGTACCACAGCACGTTCTGAAAGGGTCCTCTGCTGAACCAAAGTTCAGCACATCTTTTATAATCAGAAACTCAGTTAAAGCCACCCCTCTGCAAATATCTTTAGCATGCTGGCACTAAACCAAAAAATACCATAGACAGTCAGATGATTGTATAAGCTCCCTGCTGCTCCTGTTCCTCCTAACATTAGACTAAACACCtgcttatctcaggagacagaaagagatacaGTTCAGACAGTGTTATAGCCTTCTTCACCTTATCTGCTAAAAATAAACAGTATGAGAGACTGAGGTCTTCTCAACAAGAAATAACTTCGGCTCGACTCAAGTTTTAAAATGTCagctatttcacttggagcctttgagaatattaaaacaatcattaagccaataatgttaaaataaaatgttctgcCATTCCAGTAGCTGTATTCTAACATTTCTGGTGTCATGTTGAATCTTAGGATCTGATCATTACAGTAGACAAACAAAGtcatataacaataataataatctcaACAAACACAACCAGAAAAGGACTAAAAATATAGTAAACACAACAAATAGTAGACTATTTTGGCGCCCTGCCATTTCATTGGCTATCTCATCCTTGCACACGCCAATCCATTTTATCTTCACTAGTCTAGACCAATAAAGAATGAGCAGTTTTAGCTCACATCAGAGCCCGGGCTCTAGCTCACATccataaacacaacaaaaagcCAGTCTCTTCCCCTCCTCCTTGGTGTTATCTCCTAATTTAGGCCCTTTACTTTTCCCTGACCTTGGTTCCTTTCATAGCATCCTTTCCTACTTACTTGGTAGTTGGTAGGACAACAATTCTTTGCCTCTCAAAGGTCACGTGTACGACCATAAAAAACAAATGCCAGAAATGTACAGTACTTCTGCTTTGATTAactgacctcttctgtgtttttttctgtctgttgcaGCTCAAGAAGATGAACTTACAATTAACCAATAACTAATGATATGGAAAAATAAAGCAAAGATCCTCCAGGATCCAGTGGAACAACTCGAGAATGATAAAAAGTTTCTCGAGCAGCAACTGGCTGAGATAACTGCTGAAACTGAGGGTAGGTAACCTGACCACGCTTTAATTTAGTGGGAGGTCGCAAAACTAAAAGTAAACGTAAGCAGGAGGTGACGAGATTGGTTTTGTAAAGCattatttattgtaattttcCATATACTGAAATCATCATACATGGAGAAATTATAAATGTTTAGTCTAGtggtttctttaaaaataatcatttactagagatgcaccaattGCTATTTTCGGTAACAgttggtgttgtgtgtataCGGTATGTATTTAAATTGCCTTTGT
Proteins encoded in this window:
- the hsd17b2 gene encoding estradiol 17-beta-dehydrogenase 2 codes for the protein MDIPSCFCVGAAAMFFLTVLWRFKEGNWTFGALVGALVGAALCLAAPPLGCGTALLGCGTALLGCGTVLLGCSLVLMCEPERSCDSGFGLALASRLSEAGLKVYAGVLDENGAGARRLRERGSQNLQVLQLDVTDDGQIETARRHVCSQLQNTGLWGLVNNAGVLHCPADAELHPMAAYRLCVDVNFLSAVKMSQVFLPLLRRSRGRIVNMSSMAGEVAMPMLAAYGASKAALSVFSRVMRLELLAWGVTVVTIQPAGFRTNIFGNSVDAARYRDEIVSAASSEAREDYGMPYISSLPGRLSQMSRQSAEDLSPVVDAVRHALLAARPKALYTPGRMGWFLPFLQRCCPARMFDAVIMALAGHSDCKPAALHGS